The Corallococcus exiguus genome has a window encoding:
- a CDS encoding M23 family metallopeptidase: MFARRARGLLDFTFALLCVWCAYHHTPAGALLRRAGAWAFNTRTTARPLLAYYDGVSGTAVPVPDALPAALLTRVPTSAEALAWGTHAALKALEPKAREPSLVLARELGIASETLVDPAKGPAATRRMLDALATDFPSEEARVTAVFAGRVPARFALERVDAEGGALSLERLAKQLPPGFEGSSVGAAQALALSTALMLGWPVSESAPVTSPFGYRVHPTLRTRRMHTGVDLAVRSGTTVTAVAAGVVRRASEDSVNGRVLVLDHGRGVTTAYCHNSELLVKAGTRVEKGQAIALSGSTGRSTGPHLHYQLELAARPVDPFGFRTALRMADGATEL, encoded by the coding sequence ATGTTCGCTCGACGCGCCCGGGGACTCCTGGACTTCACCTTCGCGCTGCTCTGCGTCTGGTGCGCGTACCACCACACGCCCGCGGGCGCGCTCTTGCGTCGCGCTGGCGCCTGGGCCTTCAACACGCGCACCACGGCCCGGCCGCTGCTCGCGTACTACGACGGCGTGAGCGGGACGGCCGTGCCCGTGCCGGACGCGCTGCCCGCCGCGCTGCTCACTCGCGTGCCCACGAGCGCGGAGGCGCTGGCGTGGGGGACGCACGCGGCGCTGAAGGCCCTGGAGCCGAAGGCCCGCGAGCCCTCGCTCGTGCTGGCTCGTGAGCTGGGCATCGCTTCGGAGACGCTGGTGGATCCGGCGAAGGGACCGGCGGCGACGCGGCGGATGCTGGACGCGCTCGCCACGGACTTCCCGTCGGAGGAGGCGCGGGTGACGGCGGTGTTCGCCGGGCGGGTGCCCGCGCGCTTCGCCCTGGAGCGGGTGGACGCGGAGGGTGGGGCGCTCAGTCTGGAGCGCCTGGCGAAGCAGCTGCCCCCCGGTTTCGAGGGCTCCTCCGTGGGCGCCGCGCAGGCGCTGGCGCTGTCCACGGCGCTGATGCTCGGGTGGCCGGTGTCGGAGAGCGCCCCGGTGACGAGCCCCTTCGGCTACCGCGTCCACCCCACGCTGCGCACGCGCCGGATGCACACGGGAGTGGACCTGGCGGTGCGCTCGGGCACGACGGTGACGGCGGTGGCCGCGGGCGTGGTGCGCCGCGCGAGCGAGGACTCCGTCAACGGCCGCGTGCTGGTGCTGGACCACGGGCGGGGTGTGACGACGGCGTACTGTCACAACTCGGAGCTGCTGGTGAAGGCGGGCACGCGGGTGGAGAAGGGGCAGGCCATCGCGCTGTCGGGCAGCACTGGCCGGTCCACCGGGCCACACCTGCACTACCAGCTGGAGCTGGCCGCTCGGCCGGTGGACCCGTTCGGGTTCCGCACCGCGCTGCGCATGGCGGACGGCGCGACCGAGCTGTGA
- the pnp gene encoding polyribonucleotide nucleotidyltransferase, with the protein MLKKSVKIGENELSIETGRLAKQADGSVVVRYGDTMLLVTAVSAREKKDIDFLPLTVEYQEKLYSAGRIPGSYFKREGRLTEKETLASRVVDRSLRPLFPEGYAYETQVISSVISADPENEGDIHGITGASAALWVSDIPFNGPIAGIRVGRVGGQFVANPTAKQREQSDLDLVMAVSREAIVMVEGGAEEVSEADMVAALEFGRQNAQPALDIQDQLRTELKKQVRSYDKPATIDEGLRNQVRELALEGVKAGYAIKEKGARYEALSKTKKAAVAALKEKLGAEFTPQVEKHAKQVIEDLKYDHMRELTVNGGRIGDRPHNVVRSITNEVGVLPRTHGSAVFTRGETQALVVATLGTSEDEQRLELLSGQAFKRFMLHYNFPPFSVNETKPLRGPGRREVGHGALAERALRNMIPASDSFPYTVRLVSEILESNGSSSMASVCGGTLALMDAGVPIKSPVAGIAMGLVKEGEKIAILSDILGDEDHLGDMDFKVCGTSNGITSIQMDIKITGLTTEIMSRALEQARQGRVHILAEMAKTLNAPRKEISQFAPRITTIQIRPEFIKNVIGPGGKVIKDIIARTGAAINIEDTGRVDIASANGEAVKAAIAMIQALTREAEIGKIYTGTVRKIAEFGAFVELFPGTDGLIHISELSDKRVKSVSDVLTEGDEVLVKVVSIDKTGKIRLSRKEAMAERTAAQGTPPAAAAPAAPTPDAKA; encoded by the coding sequence ATGTTGAAGAAGAGCGTCAAGATTGGTGAGAACGAGCTGAGCATCGAGACGGGCCGCCTGGCCAAGCAGGCCGACGGTTCCGTGGTGGTCCGCTACGGCGACACCATGCTGCTCGTCACCGCGGTGAGCGCGCGGGAGAAGAAGGACATCGACTTCCTGCCCCTCACGGTGGAGTACCAGGAGAAGCTGTACTCGGCGGGCCGCATCCCGGGCAGCTACTTCAAGCGCGAGGGCCGCCTCACTGAGAAGGAGACGCTGGCCTCCCGCGTGGTGGACCGCTCCCTCCGTCCGCTGTTCCCGGAAGGCTACGCCTACGAGACGCAGGTCATCTCGTCCGTCATCTCCGCGGACCCGGAGAACGAGGGTGACATCCACGGCATCACCGGCGCCTCCGCGGCGCTGTGGGTGTCTGACATCCCGTTCAACGGCCCCATCGCGGGCATCCGCGTGGGCCGCGTGGGCGGTCAGTTCGTGGCCAACCCCACCGCCAAGCAGCGCGAGCAGAGCGACCTGGACCTCGTCATGGCGGTGAGCCGCGAGGCCATCGTGATGGTGGAGGGTGGCGCGGAAGAGGTCAGCGAGGCGGACATGGTGGCGGCGCTGGAGTTCGGCCGTCAGAACGCCCAGCCCGCGCTGGACATCCAGGACCAACTGCGCACGGAGCTGAAGAAGCAGGTCCGCTCCTACGACAAGCCCGCCACCATCGACGAGGGCCTGCGCAACCAGGTCCGCGAGCTGGCGCTGGAGGGCGTGAAGGCCGGCTACGCCATCAAGGAGAAGGGCGCGCGCTACGAGGCGCTCTCCAAGACGAAGAAGGCGGCGGTCGCGGCGCTCAAGGAGAAGCTGGGCGCGGAGTTCACCCCGCAGGTGGAGAAGCACGCCAAGCAGGTCATCGAGGACCTGAAGTATGACCACATGCGTGAGCTCACCGTGAACGGTGGCCGCATCGGTGACCGTCCGCACAACGTGGTGCGCTCCATCACCAACGAGGTGGGCGTGCTGCCCCGCACGCACGGCAGCGCGGTGTTCACCCGCGGCGAGACGCAGGCGCTCGTGGTCGCCACGCTGGGCACCAGCGAGGACGAGCAGCGGCTGGAGCTGCTCAGCGGCCAGGCCTTCAAGCGCTTCATGCTGCACTACAACTTCCCGCCGTTCAGCGTGAACGAGACCAAGCCCCTGCGCGGCCCCGGCCGTCGCGAGGTCGGTCACGGCGCCCTGGCGGAGCGCGCGCTTCGCAACATGATTCCGGCCAGCGACTCGTTCCCGTACACCGTGCGTCTGGTGTCGGAGATCCTCGAGTCCAACGGCTCTTCGTCCATGGCCTCCGTGTGCGGTGGCACGCTGGCGCTGATGGACGCGGGCGTCCCCATCAAGTCGCCGGTGGCGGGCATCGCCATGGGCCTGGTGAAGGAGGGTGAGAAGATCGCCATCCTGTCCGACATCCTGGGTGACGAGGACCACCTGGGCGACATGGACTTCAAGGTCTGCGGCACGTCCAATGGAATCACGTCCATCCAGATGGACATCAAGATCACCGGCCTCACCACGGAGATCATGAGCCGCGCGCTGGAGCAGGCGCGTCAGGGCCGCGTGCACATCCTGGCGGAGATGGCGAAGACGCTGAACGCGCCTCGCAAGGAGATCAGCCAGTTCGCGCCGCGCATCACCACCATCCAGATCCGTCCGGAGTTCATCAAGAACGTCATCGGGCCGGGCGGCAAGGTGATCAAGGACATCATCGCGCGCACGGGCGCGGCCATCAACATCGAGGACACCGGCCGCGTGGACATCGCCAGCGCGAACGGCGAGGCGGTGAAGGCGGCCATCGCGATGATCCAGGCGCTCACCCGCGAGGCGGAGATCGGGAAGATCTACACGGGCACGGTCCGGAAGATCGCCGAGTTCGGCGCCTTCGTGGAGCTGTTCCCGGGCACCGACGGCCTCATCCACATCTCCGAGCTGTCCGACAAGCGCGTGAAGAGCGTGTCGGACGTGCTGACCGAGGGCGACGAGGTGCTGGTGAAGGTCGTCAGCATCGACAAGACGGGCAAGATCCGCCTGTCGCGCAAGGAGGCCATGGCCGAGCGCACCGCCGCGCAGGGCACGCCCCCGGCCGCCGCCGCCCCGGCCGCCCCGACGCCGGACGCGAAGGCCTGA
- the rpsO gene encoding 30S ribosomal protein S15 → MSLHQERKSELVTKFRTHESDTGSPEVQVALLSERINMLTEHFKTHKKDHHSRRGLLKLVGQRRRMLDYLKSKDVARYKKLIEGLGIRK, encoded by the coding sequence ATGTCGTTGCATCAGGAACGCAAGAGCGAGCTGGTCACGAAGTTCCGCACCCACGAGTCCGACACCGGCTCGCCCGAGGTGCAGGTGGCGCTGCTGTCCGAGCGCATCAACATGCTCACCGAGCACTTCAAGACCCACAAGAAGGACCACCACTCCCGCCGCGGTCTGCTGAAGCTGGTCGGTCAGCGCCGCCGCATGCTGGACTACCTCAAGTCCAAGGACGTGGCCCGCTACAAGAAGCTCATCGAGGGCCTCGGCATCCGCAAGTAG
- a CDS encoding MoaD/ThiS family protein, translating to MATRTHDITVSVAPGLRGAFDGRRELSLGVPATAGIGDVVEALLRLYPRTRQLLAGDGGEATGPYLHVALDEASARELSPGGGGIPGGCRLYVFALSRPPKGGRTVGEG from the coding sequence GTGGCCACCCGCACCCATGACATCACCGTGAGCGTGGCCCCGGGCCTTCGCGGCGCCTTCGACGGGCGGCGCGAGCTGTCCCTGGGCGTACCCGCGACGGCGGGCATCGGCGACGTGGTGGAGGCGCTCCTGCGCTTGTATCCCCGTACACGTCAGTTGTTGGCGGGTGACGGTGGCGAGGCGACGGGGCCGTATCTGCACGTGGCCCTGGACGAGGCCTCGGCCCGGGAGCTCTCCCCGGGCGGAGGCGGAATTCCGGGCGGTTGCCGGTTGTACGTCTTCGCACTGTCCCGGCCCCCCAAGGGCGGACGGACAGTCGGCGAAGGTTGA
- the truB gene encoding tRNA pseudouridine(55) synthase TruB — protein MDGVLVIDKPLGPTSFDVVRQVRGLLKVKKAGHTGTLDPMATGVLPVCLGEATKVAGIITEGDKAYDAVVRLGVETDTQDAQGKPTAEAPVPPLTAPLLEAALARFRGTFDQVPPMYSAVKVAGKRLYELARAGEEVERASRSVTVHELVLRDFSADRLTLSVRCTKGFYVRTLAYDLGRALGCGAHLEALRRTMSGPFTLARALPLGDLASLSREAVAGRLVSLADALTDLPAVRVTADEARRVLHGVPVEVAPVPGRVRVLGPDDALLAMAEVVGGRLRYQRVFN, from the coding sequence ATGGACGGCGTTCTCGTCATCGACAAGCCCCTGGGCCCCACGTCCTTCGACGTGGTCCGGCAGGTGCGCGGCCTGCTGAAGGTGAAGAAGGCGGGCCACACGGGCACGCTGGACCCCATGGCCACCGGTGTGCTGCCGGTGTGCCTGGGAGAGGCCACCAAGGTCGCCGGCATCATCACGGAGGGCGACAAGGCCTACGACGCCGTGGTGCGGCTGGGCGTGGAGACGGACACCCAGGACGCCCAGGGCAAGCCCACGGCGGAGGCCCCGGTGCCCCCGCTGACGGCCCCGCTGCTGGAGGCGGCGCTCGCCCGGTTCCGGGGCACGTTCGACCAGGTGCCGCCCATGTACTCGGCGGTGAAGGTGGCCGGGAAGCGGCTCTACGAACTGGCACGCGCCGGGGAAGAGGTGGAGCGGGCCAGCCGCAGCGTCACCGTGCATGAGCTGGTGCTGCGCGACTTCTCCGCGGACCGGCTGACCCTGTCCGTGCGGTGCACCAAGGGGTTCTATGTGCGCACGCTGGCGTACGACCTGGGCCGCGCGCTGGGCTGCGGGGCGCACCTGGAGGCGCTGCGGCGCACCATGAGCGGCCCCTTCACGCTGGCGCGCGCGCTGCCCCTGGGGGACCTGGCGTCCCTGTCCCGCGAAGCGGTGGCCGGGCGGCTGGTGTCGCTGGCGGATGCGCTGACGGACCTGCCGGCGGTCCGGGTGACCGCGGACGAGGCCCGGCGGGTGTTGCACGGCGTCCCCGTGGAGGTCGCCCCCGTGCCCGGCCGGGTGCGGGTGCTGGGCCCGGATGACGCGCTGCTCGCCATGGCGGAAGTGGTGGGCGGACGGCTGCGTTACCAGCGGGTTTTCAACTGA
- the rbfA gene encoding 30S ribosome-binding factor RbfA: MTTHSRPERVGQEIQAAIGALLTRGELRDPRIGFITITGVKVSPDLRVAKVFYSMLGTDQEKADTQKGLEAAKGFVRREVTSAVNLRVSPEIFFAFDASVGEGDKIDRLLREVRGKEGW, translated from the coding sequence ATGACGACGCATTCACGACCCGAGCGCGTGGGGCAGGAAATCCAGGCGGCCATCGGCGCCCTGCTGACGCGCGGGGAATTGCGCGACCCGCGCATCGGCTTCATCACCATCACCGGCGTGAAGGTGTCGCCGGACCTGCGGGTGGCGAAGGTCTTCTATTCGATGCTGGGCACGGACCAGGAGAAGGCGGACACGCAGAAGGGCCTGGAGGCGGCCAAGGGCTTCGTGCGCCGCGAGGTGACGTCCGCGGTCAACCTGCGCGTGTCGCCGGAAATCTTCTTCGCCTTCGACGCGTCCGTGGGCGAGGGCGATAAGATCGACCGGCTCCTGCGCGAGGTGCGCGGCAAGGAAGGCTGGTAG
- a CDS encoding DUF503 domain-containing protein, producing MFVGVARLTLQIPESASLKSKRQVLRRVTDRVKARFNVAVAEVDDQDLWQKASVALAVVGNARGHVDEQLEKIIHFIEEMYVAPLMARETEIVAFGDTLYSDKGPVAGAFRAPAKVPDLEDEDAHLSPEDANSHSEAAIARFLRSDRSLAEAEGLGSWEQRHEGAGPGPGISRPTGEGGTLNLDDARAKARALRNPRDWEKK from the coding sequence ATGTTCGTCGGAGTCGCACGCCTCACCCTCCAGATTCCGGAGAGCGCCTCGCTGAAGTCCAAGCGGCAGGTGCTCCGCCGGGTGACGGACCGGGTGAAGGCCCGCTTCAACGTGGCCGTCGCGGAGGTGGACGACCAGGACCTCTGGCAGAAGGCGTCGGTGGCCCTGGCCGTGGTGGGCAACGCGCGCGGGCACGTGGATGAGCAGCTGGAGAAGATCATCCACTTCATCGAAGAGATGTACGTCGCGCCGCTGATGGCCCGGGAGACGGAGATCGTCGCCTTCGGGGACACGCTCTATTCGGACAAGGGGCCGGTGGCTGGCGCCTTCCGTGCTCCGGCGAAGGTGCCAGACCTGGAGGACGAGGACGCCCACCTGTCTCCCGAGGACGCGAACTCGCACTCGGAGGCGGCGATTGCCCGCTTCCTGCGCAGTGACCGCTCGCTGGCGGAGGCGGAGGGGCTGGGTTCGTGGGAGCAGCGGCACGAGGGCGCGGGCCCCGGGCCCGGGATTTCACGACCCACGGGTGAGGGTGGAACGCTGAATCTGGACGACGCGCGGGCCAAGGCCCGGGCGCTGCGCAACCCGCGAGATTGGGAGAAGAAATGA
- the infB gene encoding translation initiation factor IF-2, whose product MSKKRVHEIAKELKSHGIELDNKEVVTELAGLGYDVKSHSSSLDDDQATAAVQKILDKRKPKQAAPPVAAKGFVVRRKVGPPAGASAHENQDAYAQANEPAYEPESEPQGAAYMEPEAPQAPVAVEPPPNAAEQAPVARPPEAPAVTATPPEATVASIAAAPEAPSAPEAPATPPVAATATPPVTPPSTPPSAAVVETPRAAEPTPATATPRSPTQESPRLPNPPTRSPAPPTARTPSSTSTSATVISRGPGYVQRPGSTGGRPGGPPGSRPGGPGGPGSRPGGPGSRPGAPMQGRPGGPPMNRPGAPMQARPGQMGPVRPSSPPTAGTGAPVQPTGPTIMVGGVPHAQVAPTPGAQARPTATQAVVISRPLIQVRRVTPTTTQAKQYPMAPGRTALGTEKREYKVVPDHLGRGRELVDVSKNKERGQRKRTGPETTSVSKQELSDMVWGRIQIPVRGKKRKPTKKGAKTQITQMAEEKKVIKLQEGISVSDLGQRMGIRTAELIKKLMGMQKMATANQILDADTAELIATEYHWKVERVGFEVEDYLPEVAAKVEDERPRPPVVTIMGHVDHGKTSLLDAIRQASVASGEAGGITQHIGAYSVSTARGDVTFLDTPGHEAFTSMRARGANVTDIVVLVVAADDGVMPQTIEAIKHAKQAEVPIVVAINKMDVPGANPDRVKKDLASQELVPEEWGGDTIMVPVSAKTKMNLDLLLENLALQAEVLELTANPSRPSVGAVVEAKLERGRGPVATVLVQEGTLKLGDAIVTGTHYGRVRAMNNSRGEAVKEVKPGYCAEVVGLSGVPTAGDAINVVSDEKAAKQIADHRGMKERQTELGKVSRESLEQLFAKTKAGGGPKELRVIIKADVQGSAEAVRQAVEKLTTHKVRVVIIDAGVGAITETDVMRAAASKGVVLGFNVKPESGSEAAAKAQQVTLQSYSIIYELIDGVRLEMENLLEPIRTERKLGRAEVRNTFNVPKLGTIAGAAVLDGVMKRGSFVRLMRENKQLFSGKMASLRRFKDDVKEVAQGFECGIGIENFNDLKAGDIIEAYEIEETRQSLS is encoded by the coding sequence ATGTCGAAGAAGCGCGTTCACGAAATCGCCAAGGAGCTCAAGAGCCACGGGATTGAGCTCGACAATAAGGAGGTCGTGACCGAGCTCGCCGGGCTGGGTTACGACGTCAAGAGCCACTCGTCCTCGCTGGACGATGACCAGGCCACCGCCGCGGTCCAGAAGATCCTGGACAAGCGCAAGCCCAAGCAGGCCGCTCCGCCCGTTGCCGCCAAGGGCTTCGTGGTGCGCCGCAAGGTCGGTCCTCCCGCGGGCGCGTCCGCCCACGAGAACCAGGACGCCTACGCTCAGGCGAACGAGCCCGCCTACGAGCCGGAGTCCGAGCCGCAGGGCGCGGCTTACATGGAGCCGGAGGCCCCGCAGGCGCCTGTCGCCGTGGAGCCGCCGCCCAACGCCGCGGAGCAGGCCCCCGTGGCCCGCCCCCCGGAGGCCCCGGCCGTGACGGCCACGCCGCCGGAGGCGACCGTCGCCTCCATCGCCGCCGCCCCGGAGGCGCCGTCGGCGCCCGAGGCTCCGGCCACCCCGCCTGTTGCCGCAACCGCCACCCCGCCCGTGACGCCGCCGTCCACTCCGCCTTCCGCGGCGGTGGTGGAGACGCCCCGGGCCGCCGAGCCGACCCCGGCCACGGCGACACCGCGCAGTCCTACGCAGGAGAGTCCCCGCTTGCCCAACCCCCCTACGCGCTCGCCGGCCCCGCCCACCGCACGGACGCCTTCTTCCACGTCGACGTCCGCGACGGTCATCTCCCGAGGTCCCGGTTACGTGCAGCGTCCGGGTTCCACGGGCGGGCGCCCTGGTGGGCCGCCGGGCAGCCGTCCGGGTGGTCCGGGTGGTCCCGGCAGCCGTCCGGGTGGTCCGGGCAGCCGTCCTGGCGCGCCCATGCAGGGCCGTCCGGGTGGGCCGCCCATGAACCGTCCGGGAGCGCCCATGCAGGCGCGTCCGGGCCAGATGGGGCCGGTGCGTCCGTCCTCGCCGCCCACGGCCGGCACGGGAGCCCCGGTGCAGCCGACCGGCCCGACCATCATGGTCGGCGGCGTCCCGCACGCCCAGGTCGCGCCCACGCCGGGTGCCCAGGCGCGCCCCACGGCCACCCAGGCCGTGGTGATTTCGCGCCCGCTCATCCAGGTCCGCCGCGTCACGCCCACCACGACCCAGGCCAAGCAGTACCCCATGGCCCCGGGCCGCACGGCGCTGGGCACGGAGAAGCGCGAGTACAAGGTCGTCCCGGATCACCTGGGTCGCGGCCGCGAGCTGGTGGACGTCTCCAAGAACAAGGAGCGTGGCCAGCGCAAGCGCACGGGTCCTGAGACGACCAGCGTGTCCAAGCAGGAGCTGTCGGACATGGTCTGGGGCCGCATCCAGATCCCCGTCCGCGGCAAGAAGCGCAAGCCCACGAAGAAGGGCGCCAAGACGCAGATCACCCAGATGGCCGAGGAGAAGAAGGTCATCAAGCTCCAGGAGGGCATCAGCGTCTCCGATCTGGGTCAGCGCATGGGTATCCGCACCGCGGAACTCATCAAGAAGCTGATGGGCATGCAGAAGATGGCCACGGCGAACCAGATTCTGGACGCCGACACCGCGGAGCTCATCGCCACCGAATACCACTGGAAGGTCGAGCGCGTCGGCTTCGAGGTGGAGGACTACCTGCCGGAGGTCGCGGCCAAGGTCGAGGACGAGCGTCCCCGTCCGCCGGTGGTCACCATCATGGGTCACGTCGACCACGGCAAGACGAGCCTGCTGGACGCCATCCGCCAGGCCAGCGTGGCCTCGGGCGAGGCGGGCGGCATCACCCAGCACATCGGCGCGTACAGCGTGTCCACCGCGCGCGGCGACGTCACGTTCCTGGACACCCCGGGCCACGAGGCCTTCACGTCCATGCGCGCCCGTGGCGCCAACGTGACGGACATCGTGGTGCTGGTGGTGGCCGCGGACGACGGCGTGATGCCCCAGACCATCGAGGCCATCAAGCACGCCAAGCAGGCGGAAGTGCCCATCGTCGTCGCCATCAACAAGATGGACGTCCCGGGCGCCAATCCCGACCGCGTGAAGAAGGACCTCGCGAGCCAGGAGCTGGTGCCGGAAGAGTGGGGCGGCGACACCATCATGGTGCCCGTCTCCGCGAAGACGAAGATGAACCTGGATCTCCTCCTGGAGAACCTGGCGCTGCAGGCGGAAGTCCTCGAGCTGACGGCGAATCCCTCCCGTCCGTCCGTGGGCGCCGTCGTGGAAGCGAAGCTGGAGCGTGGCCGCGGTCCCGTGGCCACGGTGCTGGTGCAGGAGGGCACGCTCAAGCTGGGCGACGCCATCGTCACCGGCACGCACTACGGCCGCGTCCGCGCCATGAACAACAGCCGTGGCGAGGCGGTGAAGGAAGTGAAGCCGGGCTACTGCGCGGAGGTCGTTGGCCTGTCCGGCGTGCCCACCGCGGGTGACGCCATCAACGTCGTCTCCGACGAGAAGGCGGCCAAGCAGATCGCCGACCACCGCGGCATGAAGGAGCGGCAGACGGAGCTCGGCAAGGTCAGCCGCGAGTCCCTGGAGCAGCTCTTCGCCAAGACGAAGGCGGGCGGCGGTCCCAAGGAGCTGCGCGTCATCATCAAGGCGGACGTGCAGGGCTCCGCGGAGGCCGTGCGCCAGGCGGTCGAGAAGCTCACCACGCACAAGGTGCGGGTGGTCATCATCGACGCGGGCGTGGGCGCCATCACGGAGACCGATGTCATGCGCGCCGCCGCTTCCAAGGGCGTCGTGCTGGGCTTCAACGTGAAGCCGGAGTCGGGCTCGGAGGCCGCGGCCAAGGCGCAGCAGGTGACGCTGCAGAGCTACTCCATCATCTACGAGCTCATCGACGGGGTTCGCTTGGAGATGGAGAACCTCCTGGAGCCCATCCGCACCGAGCGCAAGCTGGGCCGTGCGGAGGTGCGCAACACCTTCAACGTGCCGAAGCTGGGAACCATCGCCGGCGCGGCCGTCCTGGACGGCGTGATGAAGCGCGGCTCGTTCGTGCGCCTCATGCGCGAGAACAAGCAGCTCTTCTCCGGGAAGATGGCGTCGCTGCGCCGCTTCAAGGACGACGTGAAGGAAGTCGCGCAGGGCTTCGAGTGCGGTATCGGCATCGAGAACTTCAACGACCTCAAGGCCGGCGACATCATCGAGGCCTACGAGATCGAGGAGACTCGGCAGAGCCTCTCGTAG
- a CDS encoding YlxR family protein, whose product MRRATKRPGIHPTEITASGPVRTCVGCGSRKSQAELTRFVVGPQGGVVADRRRKLPGRGAYLCGAGCLTAALKRKALGRAFRGKAGQVDPSALGQAWE is encoded by the coding sequence ATGCGCCGCGCAACCAAACGGCCCGGGATACATCCCACGGAAATCACGGCGTCAGGTCCGGTCAGGACCTGCGTCGGGTGTGGTTCTCGCAAGTCACAGGCGGAACTCACCCGGTTCGTGGTAGGTCCCCAGGGCGGCGTTGTGGCGGACAGGCGGCGGAAGCTGCCGGGGCGGGGGGCGTACCTGTGCGGTGCCGGTTGTTTGACGGCAGCGCTCAAGCGTAAGGCGCTGGGCAGGGCCTTCCGGGGCAAGGCGGGGCAAGTCGACCCGTCAGCACTCGGGCAGGCTTGGGAGTAA
- the nusA gene encoding transcription termination factor NusA: MPTPANPAVNLNLVLDQVAKDKGIERAVLIATLEDAMNTAAKKHFGQDRNLEAKYDPEKGVVELFQAITVVSEINDPVQAVNQITMEEAHKKGMEVEPGDELVFQIFYRDEDAAEAKAQDDQYGDILRLKTFRRGFGRIAAQTAKQVILQRTRDAERENVFNEYKDRKNEIVTGIARRFERGNIVVDLGRAESVLPVREQVPRETYRPGDRVQAYVLDVLRESKGPQIVLSRASVNLLTKLFEMEVPEIAEGIVVIEAAAREPGGRAKIAVSSRDSDVDPVGACVGMKGSRVQAVVQELRGEKIDIVPYDEDPARFVCSALAPAEVSRVIIDEANHAMELIVPDDQLSLAIGRRGQNVRLAAQLTGWKLDINSESRVREMREFASRSLGALPGVNEMLVETLYAHGFRQARDVADANAEMLAQIPGIDPTRIASMQEEAKRRMVEDQQELSRMDYEREQARLAEARRHPDELSQPERMARVRGVGEKTIEQLILAGYRTVEDIANEKDLTRLGDVPGVGIKKARQLKSAAENYLVEEAKLRAELNAERGALASAGGSEGVEAAKAP; this comes from the coding sequence ATGCCCACGCCCGCCAACCCGGCAGTCAACCTCAACCTCGTCCTGGATCAGGTCGCCAAGGACAAGGGCATCGAACGGGCCGTGCTCATTGCCACCCTCGAGGACGCGATGAACACCGCGGCCAAGAAGCACTTTGGCCAGGACCGCAACCTGGAGGCCAAGTACGACCCGGAGAAGGGCGTCGTGGAGCTCTTCCAGGCCATCACCGTGGTCTCGGAGATCAACGACCCCGTCCAGGCGGTCAACCAGATCACCATGGAAGAGGCCCACAAGAAGGGCATGGAAGTGGAGCCCGGCGACGAGCTCGTCTTCCAGATCTTCTACCGGGACGAGGACGCCGCGGAAGCCAAGGCCCAGGACGACCAGTACGGCGACATCCTCCGGCTGAAGACCTTCCGCCGCGGCTTCGGTCGCATCGCCGCGCAGACGGCCAAGCAGGTCATCCTGCAGCGCACCCGCGACGCCGAGCGCGAGAACGTCTTCAACGAGTACAAGGACCGCAAGAACGAGATCGTCACGGGCATCGCCCGCCGGTTCGAGCGCGGCAACATCGTGGTGGACCTGGGCCGCGCGGAGTCCGTGCTGCCTGTCCGCGAGCAGGTCCCGCGTGAGACCTACCGCCCGGGCGACCGCGTCCAGGCCTACGTGCTGGACGTGCTCCGTGAGTCCAAGGGCCCGCAGATCGTCCTGTCGCGCGCGTCCGTGAACCTGCTGACCAAGCTCTTCGAGATGGAGGTGCCGGAAATCGCCGAAGGCATCGTCGTCATCGAGGCGGCGGCCCGCGAGCCGGGTGGCCGCGCGAAGATCGCCGTGTCCAGCCGCGACTCGGACGTGGACCCCGTGGGCGCGTGCGTGGGCATGAAGGGCAGCCGCGTGCAGGCGGTGGTGCAGGAGCTGCGCGGGGAGAAGATCGACATCGTCCCCTACGACGAGGACCCGGCGCGCTTCGTGTGCTCGGCCCTGGCCCCGGCGGAAGTGAGCCGCGTCATCATCGACGAGGCCAACCACGCCATGGAGCTCATCGTCCCGGACGACCAGCTGTCCCTGGCCATCGGCCGGCGCGGGCAGAACGTGCGCCTGGCCGCCCAGCTGACCGGCTGGAAGCTGGACATCAACAGCGAGAGCCGCGTGCGGGAGATGCGCGAGTTCGCCAGCCGCTCGCTCGGTGCCCTGCCGGGCGTCAACGAGATGCTGGTGGAGACGCTCTACGCGCACGGCTTCCGTCAGGCGCGCGACGTCGCGGACGCCAATGCGGAGATGCTGGCGCAGATTCCGGGCATCGACCCCACCCGCATCGCCTCCATGCAGGAGGAGGCCAAGAGGCGCATGGTGGAGGACCAGCAGGAGCTGTCGCGCATGGATTACGAGCGCGAGCAGGCCCGCCTGGCCGAGGCCCGCCGCCACCCGGACGAGCTGTCGCAGCCGGAGCGCATGGCGCGCGTGCGCGGCGTTGGTGAGAAGACCATCGAGCAGCTCATCCTCGCCGGCTACCGCACGGTGGAGGACATCGCGAACGAGAAGGACCTCACCCGCCTGGGCGACGTGCCGGGCGTGGGCATCAAGAAGGCCCGCCAGCTGAAGAGCGCGGCGGAGAACTATCTGGTGGAGGAAGCCAAGCTGCGCGCGGAGCTGAACGCGGAGCGGGGTGCGCTGGCATCGGCAGGCGGGTCAGAGGGCGTGGAAGCGGCCAAGGCACCGTAA